In Thermoanaerobaculia bacterium, the genomic window ACCGCGGGGCTGAAGAGAAAGCCCTGGAGCTCGTCGCACTGGTGGACGCGGAGGAAATCCGCCTGCTCCGCGCTCTCGACGCCTTCGGCGATGACGCGCAGCCGCAGCTCGTGCGCGAGCGCGATGGCGGCGCGCACGATCGTCGCGTCGTTCGGATCGGTCCCGACTCCCTGCACGAACGACCGGTCGATCTTCACGGTGTCGACCGGGAGCATCTTCAGGTACGAGAGCGAGGAGTACCCGGTTCCGAAATCGTCCATCGTGATGCCGACACCGAGACGGCGGAGGTCCGCGAGCGCGGCGAGCGTCACGTCCAGGTTCTGCATGGCCACGCTCTCGGTGATCTCGAGGCTCAGCCGCCGGGCCTCGAGACCGGAGTCCTCGAGCGCGGTCCGGACGGTCCCGACGACGTCGCGTCTCTGGAGCTGGCGGACCGACAGATTCACGGAAACCGAAAGCGGCCGTCCGATCCGGTTCCATTCCGCCGCCTGCCGGCACGATTCGCGCAGGACCTCCATGCCGAGCGGCACGATCAGGCCGCTGTCCTCCGCGAGCGGAATGAACTCGCCGGGAAGGACGAGGCCGTTGTCGGCGCGTTCCCATCGAACGAGGGCCTCGGCCCCCGTCATCGTCCCGGTTTCGACGCGCACCACGGGCTGGAAATAGACGCGGAATTCCTTCGCGTCGATCGCGCGATGGAGACGGTTCCCGAGATCGAGCCGCTCGATGTC contains:
- a CDS encoding GGDEF domain-containing phosphodiesterase yields the protein AERELYVTVSIGIAVFPEDGDDVDTLVKSADAAMYAAKQQGRDGYQFHSGLRSHGDIERLDLGNRLHRAIDAKEFRVYFQPVVRVETGTMTGAEALVRWERADNGLVLPGEFIPLAEDSGLIVPLGMEVLRESCRQAAEWNRIGRPLSVSVNLSVRQLQRRDVVGTVRTALEDSGLEARRLSLEITESVAMQNLDVTLAALADLRRLGVGITMDDFGTGYSSLSYLKMLPVDTVKIDRSFVQGVGTDPNDATIVRAAIALAHELRLRVIAEGVESAEQADFLRVHQCDELQGFLFSPAVPAAEFGEWVVSNRRFPV